TCGACCACCAGATCGCGCTCGATAGGGAAGTTGCCCAGCGCTTCAACCTTCAGACCATTTGTGTATTCACGCAGGAAGGTTTTACAGGCTAATTTAGGGACATTATTCACCATCATGCCGCAGGAACCACAGATTGCCATACGGCAGGACCAGCGGTAAGAGAGGTCCGGTGCCAGGTTATCCTTGATATAACCCAGCGCATCCAGCAGGGAAGTTTGTGTGTTGTACGGGACATCGAACGTCTCAAAATACGGTTCGCGATCTCGTTCTGGATTATAGCGCATGACTTCCATTTTCAGGGTTTTGATCGTCTCAGCCATTCGCCTGCTCCTTCTTGCTGCCTTCCTGTGCATCACCTTCTGCACCGTATACGCGTTTAGCCGGTGGCAGTTTGGTAATCTTCACATCGCTGTACTCCAAACGAGGTGTACCTTCTGGGTTATAGAATGCCAGCGTATGCTTCAGGAAATTGACGTCATCACGTTCGGTACACCCGTCATCCAGACGTTGGTGTGCACCGCGGGATTCTTTACGGTTGATTGCCGAGTGTGCCATACATTCCGCAACATCCAGGCTGTGGCCCAGTTCAACGGTGTACAGCAGATCGGTGTTGAACACGCTGGAATGGTCAGTGATTTTCACGCGTTTAAAGCGTTCTTTCAGCTCCGCCATCTTATCGACAGTTTTTTGCATCAGGTCGGTGGTGCGGTAAATACCACAGCCTTCTTCCATCGACATGCCCATTTCGTCGCGAATTTTCGCCCAGCTTTCGGTGCCTTCCTGATTCATCAGGTCATGCAGACGCTGTTCGATGTCGCGCGTTTGTGCATCCAGCGCCGTACCGTTGGCTGGTGCTGCTGCCTGCGCACGTTGTACGGCATGTTCACCCGCAACGCGACCAAAGACCACCAGTTCGGCCAGTGAGTTGGAGCCCAGACGGTTCGCCCCGTGCAGACCAACAGAAGAGCATTCGCCGACGGCAAACAGCCCTTTGATGCGGGTCTCGCAGTTCTGATCGGTTTCAATACCGCCCATCGTATAGTGCGCAGTAGGACGGATAGGAATGGGCTCTTTTACCGGATCGACGCCGACATAGGCTTTTGCCAGTTCGCAGATGAACGGCAGACGTTCCTTGAGCTTCTTCTCGCCCAAGTGGCGTAGATCGAGGTAAACCACATCACCCAGCGGGGTTGAAACGGTGCGGCCTGCGCGCCATTCGTGCCAGAATGCCTGCGATACTTTATCGCGCGGCCCCAGCTCCATGTATTTGTTTTTCGGTTCGCCGAGCGGCGTTTCCGGGCCCATGCCGTAGTCTTGCAAGTAACGGTAGCCGTCTTTGTTGACCATGATGCCGCCTTCGCCGCGACAGCCTTCGGTCATCAAAATACCGGAGCCAGGCAAGCCCGTTGGGTGATATTGAACGAATTCCATATCACGCAGCGGAACGCCATGGCGGAACGCCATACCCATGCCATCACCGGTGACGATGCCACCATTGGTGTTATAGCGGTACACGCGACCTGCGCCGCCTGTCGCCAGTACTACAGCGTTGGCGCGGATCTGAATCAGCGAACCTTCCATCATGTTGATGGCAACGAGGCCACGCGCCTGGCCATCATCGACCAAAACGTCGAGGACAAAGTGCTCATCAAAACGTTGGATTTGTGGATATTTAAGGGACGTTTGGAACAGCGTATGCAACATGTGGAAGCCGGTTTTATCGGCGGCAAACCAGGTGCGTTCAATCTTCATTCCGCCAAAGCGGCGAACGTTGACAGAACCATCCGGTTTACGGCTCCAGGGGCAGCCCCATTGTTCCAGTTGAATCATCTCTTCCGGGCAGTGTTTGACGAAGTGCTCAACCACGTCTTGTTCACACAGCCAGTCGCCACCGGATACGGTGTCGTTAAAGTGATAATCGAAACTATCGTGTTCCTGAGTCACCGCAGCTGACCCACCTTCTGCTGCCACGGTATGGCTACGCATTGGGTAGACTTTTGATATCAGCGCTATTTTCAGTTGAGGGTTGGCTTCTGCGGCAGCAATTGCTGCTCGTAGGCCAGCACCCCCGGCCCCGATAATGGCCAAATCAGCGTTAAAGGTTTGCAATGCATTCCTCCAGTTACTTAAGTTAATTAAGTTAAAATAAAAAAATAATATCTATTCATTTCTGTCTTTATATCCGAGCTTAATATCAAACCCGCTTAAAATTGTGCGATAGACCTATAAAGAATAGATAAACCTATAATTTTTGTGTGGGAATAATTATACCGAATTATAGGTAGACGAAATTTGATGTGATCCTGCATTTTGTGGTTTTTTCAGCGTGTTCCGTATTTATTGATAAAAACGTGATCGAAAGGCTTATTTACGGGGAAATAATGCTTTTATTTCTTTAATAACCCTTTTTAGAGGGATATAAGAAAATGATTCACTAGATATAATTTACGGCTGCTACCTCATCGTCTCCTCCCGAAGGGAAGAATATGGATTGCTAAAAACCCGCTGTGGCGCTTTTTCTGCTGGAAATTTGGGCTGAGGCGGGTAGACTGCACCCCCTATTTTGACTTTGGAGTAAGAACCATGAGCGAGACGACAAGTTGGCAACCTAGTGCTTCTGTCGCTAATTTGTTGAAAAGAGCGTCGATAGTTGCAACTGTCCGACGTTTCTTCACCGATCGTGGAGTACTCGAAGTTGAAACACCAGCGATGAGTCAGGCCACGGTAACGGATGTTTTCTTGTGCCCGTTCCAAACGCGTTTCGTTGGCCCCGGTGCTGCGGATGGCATGACGCTGTATTTGATGACCAGCCCGGAATATCACATGAAACGTCTGCTGGCTGCCGGTAGCGGGCCGATCTTTCAACTGTGTCGCAGTTTCCGCAATGAAGAGTCAGGACGACACCACAATCCCGAATTCACCATGCTGGAATGGTATCGCCCTCATTATGATATGTATCGCCTGATGAATGAGGTCGATGATTTGTTGCAGCAGGTGCTGGACTGTGAAAGTGCAGAAATGCTCTCTTATCAACAGGCATTTTTACGCCATTTGGAGATCGACCCCCTGTCTGTTGATAAAGCGCAACTGCGTGAAGCGGCAGAAAAACTTGGGTTGGGCGATATTGCCTGCCGCGAAGACGATCGCGATTCGCTGGTGCAGATGCTGTTTACCTTTGGCGTAGAGCCAAATATCGGCCGGGACAAACCGGCATTTGTCTACCATTTCCCCGCCACGCAAGCCTCGTTGGCAGAGATCAGTTCGGAGGATCATCGCGTCGCCGAGCGTTTTGAAGTCTATTTCAAAGGGATTGAGCTGGCGAACGGTTTCCGCGAATTGACCGATGCGGATGAGCAACGTCAGCGTTTCGAACAGGATAACCGCAAGCGTGCCGCGCGTGGTTTGTCGCAACAGCCGATTGATGAAAACCTGCTGGCAGCGCTGAAACATGGTCTGCCAGAGTGCTCCGGTGTGGCGCTGGGCGTGGATCGTTTGATTATGCTGGCGCTGAATGCCGAGAGATTGAGTGACGTGATTGCGTTCTCCGTAGAGCGCGCGTAGCAGACTTGCAGCAGGGCGGTGCCAAATCTGGCTGCCGCCCGATTTCCTTTCTTATAAACTGCCCGGTGTCCGCTGCCGTGGCGTCAGCGTTTTCCCACTGCGCGACAGATTATCCATTCTTACCTGGAACGGTGGGAAAGGGAGTTCCAGATTGTGCTTACGATAGTTCTCCAGAATCAACTGATGCAGCTCATGGCGCAGTGGCATACGATGCCCCATTTCGGCGGCGAAGACGCGCAGTTCAAAAATCTGAATCCCCTGTTGTAGATCGACGAGGAAGGCTTCAGGCTCTGGTGTATCCAGAATCAGCGAACAACGCTTCACCGCATCCATGAGTAATTCCGTTACTTCCTGACTGTTCGCGTTCGCCGGAGCAGGCACCGTCAGCACGACACGCGTGACGGAATCCGACAGCGACCAG
The window above is part of the Pectobacterium araliae genome. Proteins encoded here:
- the frdA gene encoding fumarate reductase (quinol) flavoprotein subunit, whose translation is MQTFNADLAIIGAGGAGLRAAIAAAEANPQLKIALISKVYPMRSHTVAAEGGSAAVTQEHDSFDYHFNDTVSGGDWLCEQDVVEHFVKHCPEEMIQLEQWGCPWSRKPDGSVNVRRFGGMKIERTWFAADKTGFHMLHTLFQTSLKYPQIQRFDEHFVLDVLVDDGQARGLVAINMMEGSLIQIRANAVVLATGGAGRVYRYNTNGGIVTGDGMGMAFRHGVPLRDMEFVQYHPTGLPGSGILMTEGCRGEGGIMVNKDGYRYLQDYGMGPETPLGEPKNKYMELGPRDKVSQAFWHEWRAGRTVSTPLGDVVYLDLRHLGEKKLKERLPFICELAKAYVGVDPVKEPIPIRPTAHYTMGGIETDQNCETRIKGLFAVGECSSVGLHGANRLGSNSLAELVVFGRVAGEHAVQRAQAAAPANGTALDAQTRDIEQRLHDLMNQEGTESWAKIRDEMGMSMEEGCGIYRTTDLMQKTVDKMAELKERFKRVKITDHSSVFNTDLLYTVELGHSLDVAECMAHSAINRKESRGAHQRLDDGCTERDDVNFLKHTLAFYNPEGTPRLEYSDVKITKLPPAKRVYGAEGDAQEGSKKEQANG
- the epmA gene encoding elongation factor P--(R)-beta-lysine ligase, whose product is MSETTSWQPSASVANLLKRASIVATVRRFFTDRGVLEVETPAMSQATVTDVFLCPFQTRFVGPGAADGMTLYLMTSPEYHMKRLLAAGSGPIFQLCRSFRNEESGRHHNPEFTMLEWYRPHYDMYRLMNEVDDLLQQVLDCESAEMLSYQQAFLRHLEIDPLSVDKAQLREAAEKLGLGDIACREDDRDSLVQMLFTFGVEPNIGRDKPAFVYHFPATQASLAEISSEDHRVAERFEVYFKGIELANGFRELTDADEQRQRFEQDNRKRAARGLSQQPIDENLLAALKHGLPECSGVALGVDRLIMLALNAERLSDVIAFSVERA